A region of the Callithrix jacchus isolate 240 chromosome 10, calJac240_pri, whole genome shotgun sequence genome:
GCATATTGAAATTCAGCTGCAAAGGAAAATTATACTCAAATATCAGaatcaaaatcaaaaacaacatTCTAAGAGATCAAATCAACCGCTTGGGATTCTAATGCTAGATAAGAACTTTTGCGGCCAGATCAAAGTAGTCCCTACTAACGTTTAGGTACACATTGGTGCTGGGCCCAAGaaatggcatttttcttttctttctttttttttttgagacgaagtcttgctctgttgcccaggttggagtgcagtggtgcaatctcagctcactgcaacctccgccttccaggttcaagcgattttcctgtatcagcctcctgatAGGTGGGATTACAGCTACACACCACCACGtacagctagtttttttgtatttttagtagagacagggttttaccatgttagccaggctggtcttgaactgctggcctcaactgatccacccgccatggcctcccaaagtgctgggattacaggcatgggccactgcgcccagccaaaatggcatttttcaagaaggaaagaaacactgGGACTTAGTAAGAAGTTATAATGATGCATAAAACCAGAGCTGAAATTTGATAGCAATTAGAAGTTTACAATATCAGGTACAATAAGCTATGTTTTGTAAAAAAGCAACATGAGACTAGATTGGTCTCTGTGCTTTCATATTTTTACCTTCAAATGCCATGGTTTCTTGGTCCTGTTTCTTGAGCTCCTGCTGCTCTCGCTGTATGTCAGTTAACACCAACCCAGTTTTAGCCCCAGAATACATGTATGCAGCCTATGCAATGGAAAAGGGAGCATCCAACATTAATGGGATGATGTGGCAGTAGGCTCCACGGGTACACAGTTAGATGCATTTGTCTCTGATGAGCAGCAATAATTAAACCTAAAACTCTAGCTTTATATTCTCATTAATTATCACGATtcaaaaaccataaaagaaagaaaatctaatttcataaaaaaatcaataccaTCAAGTTTAAGAgtaaacagaaacacaaacaaacaatatATTAAAGGGAGGGCTATGCATTTGCATTTTTGACTTTTCAGTATAGAAACTGTACACATGAAGATTCTCTCAGGTCATCTGATCAGAAGCCAGTATAAAGCACTAAGTCTTCCATTAGAGACCCACACTGACAAAATActccatttaaaatacaaactcaAGCAAACCTAAGATCCTCAAATCGTGGATATATTTCAGGGTAATAACAGAAGATCTAACCAAATGAAAACTTTTTGCTAATTTCCACTTAGTATCAAGACAGCAAACCAGCCCACAAATGAAGCACACAGTATATCCTGATATCCTTAAGCAACTATAATATTAAGTTGTCCATTAACTAAATGGATACATAAAATGTCAAGGGGTCCAGCTGAAACAGAGACCTCTTTTTTCCAGAAAAGAGAAGACTCTCACTCCCTGGGTAAAGAAAAGGCTGATCTACCCTACCAGGACCAGTCTTCTCAGACCCTTCTTCAACAGACAAGATTTACCTGGTAAGTCTGCATTGGGGAGAAAAATGCACACCACAGCCTCCATCATTCTGTTTCTTAACCACTCACAAATCAGATTCCTTTACTACTATTAATGTTCTCTACAATAGAATTACTCAAGGTTCATATggagttttgggttttttggctAATTCATCAAGCTTTATCATGAACTCAGAACAAAACATTAACTTCCCAGACAACATGATTTCTAAAAGTAGTTCCGTATTTTAAGTGTCTCTTCTTAAGCTCTGGATACAGAGACCTATAGGTCAATTTATACTAGTAAATCACCAATACCAGATGCTTACACTAGATGCAGACACTATGCTAAGAGATTTATTTACACTGGCTTAATTATCACAACCTTACACAGTAGGTACTGCTATTAACAAcaatttacagataaagaaactgaggtttagcgataataagcaacttgcccaaatcTCACAGACAGTAAGTGGCAGAAGGAGAATTTCAATATGTGATTTGTTTGACACAATGCTTGTGCCCCAAACTCCACTCTGCAAATTACAGTCCTCAGTTTATTCCTAAGAATATAGGAAGCTTTTCTGGACCTGCTAAAATGAGATTTGTAGAATTAAGAGGCTATAAAAGCAGAAGCGACTTGGGAAATGTGGTATCTATAAATCCACCTGGGCTGGGTTATAGCCAGTTTGccttcagaaagaaagagatcCAAAGGTCCTTTTAACTAAGATTTACTACACTTCTAAAAGCTACATCCTTCTCCTTTGGCTTGATtctctgggacacatataaagcTCAGAGAGAAGAGTCATGCGAAAATAAGGACATAGCTTCTGAAAATCCTAACCTTCTTTCCAGGAGGCTGACTCCTTCGAGGTGGGGACAGGTCAGAATCAGAAGATTTGGTCCTCTGTCTCCTCCTTGGTGGAGAGAGGTCAGAATCAGAGCTCCGGTGCCTAGGTCTATTCCGTGGAGGTGACAGATCTGAATCAGAATCCTGGTGCCCTGTACTTTGTTTACGCCATGGAGAAGAACAGTCTGAATCAGTTGCTTTCTGGCAGTCACCTGGATAGAAGGAAAGAATCTGTGTGACTCTGATGTCCTCTAGGTGAAGAACTTACATAAAATCTCCTATGACTGTGAGAAGAACCTCCAAatgaaagaattctttttttttttttttttttttttttgtgagacagtctcaggctggagtgcagcagcacgatctcagctcattgcaacctctgcctcctgggttcaagtgattcttgtgtctcagcctcccaagtagctggaactacaggtgtgcgccaccacaaacggctaatttttgtgtttttagtagagaaagggttttgccatgttggccaggctggtcttgaacacctgacctcaggtaatctgcccgtcttggcctcccgaagtgctgggatcacaggcttgagccaccatgcctggccaaacaaTTCTTTAATCCCCTTGgaagaatctaaaaaaaataacttaccaagctaatatacaatatttatttagttttcctaTGAAGAATTCTCATTAACCTAAACATAAGTATGAATGACACAGGAGAAAAGCAAAGTCAGAAACAACTTTTAAGACCAACAGGTAGAAGATGGCATTCTATTACCAAGTGACCAGTGGCTGTAACCGTGTGTGAGATCTCCACACACTCCTCCATGTCAGTTACCCCACCCATGGACAGACAAAACATTTGTATAGTCAGTGCTCCATAGCGTGACAAAAGTCAGAAATACCTAGAATACATTCTGATATCCTCAGACTAAATGATAACAAagtagtttaattttaaaattaaaatagttcctagaaagaaaagagggagtaAAAAATTTCACTGCACAGGCCTAAGTTCTAGTGACTGTATAAGCATCacaaatcacctcccaaagagcAATCTGCAATATGTATGGACAGTCTTTAAAATGCCCACATCTTCTGACCCAGTAAATCAACTTCTCAGCTTTCTAGGAAACCTATACAGAAGTGGTTGAATTTCCAGGAAATCTATCTAGAAATAGATAAGGAAATAATCAAAAATGGGGACAACACTTTATGTACAAGATGTCTGTTACAGAATTGCAGAAGCAAAAACTTAGAAATAACCAAAAACACTCATTATTAGAAAAATGGTTAAGTAATTTTATGTAATGGAACACTATTAACATCATATTAACATAAAGATGTTTTTATGGCCTGAGGAAGACTATATTAAGAAAAGACAGCAGACAAGATTACAAACGCAATACAATATTCTGCATAGCCAGAGCACAACTAtatcaaaaatgcaaatcaaaaaccagAAAAGATTAAGATGACCCTGGCTGCAACACTAACAATTGCCTCTGAATGACAGAATTTTGTGTCACTTTTCTCTTTATACACTTCTGTACATTCTAAAGCTTCtgcaacaaaaaaaattgtacttttatATGGGGTGGGGcaagtaaataaaaagatatatgaaAACCTTCCTCCCTACCACCGTAATTTTTTAACTCTCCCAACCCCAGCCTCTCACTTTTCAAAACTTTCCCAAAGAAACTCCATTCTTAGACCTTATAAAGCAAGTAAAGGGCCAAAAGAAAGCTCCCAGGGGATACACACATCCCTCTCATGGACAGTCATATGCTCACCTTTGTAATCAAGCTGCTGCTTATCTCCAAAATGAgattttgcttgcttttttcgTGGAGGAGAGAGGTCAGAGTCATACTCATATTTGCTGTTCTTTGGGAGTGTCGAATGAGAGGCTCCTGACTCCTTCCAATGTGAAGAAGTCTTGCTAGAGGCTCTTTCTGGGGCTTTACTACTTTTGGTTCTGGGCAGGGAATGAGTGACATTAGGAGCCAAATCAGGGGAGTCATGACGAGCCCTTCTGAGTTGCTGCATGTTTGAAGAGGCAAGAGTCCTCCTAGGTTGAGATGTGTTAGGGGAGTTGTTATGGGCCCTTCTGAGGGGAGAGGTATCTGAGAAATCATGATGGGCTCGCCTAGGAGAGGGATCTGGTGAATCATGACGGGCTCGCCTAGGAGGAGAGGGATCTGGTGAATCATGACGGGCTCGCCTAGGAGGAGAGGGATCTGGTGAATCATGACGGGCTCGCCTAGGAGGAGAGGGATCTGGTGAATCATGACGGGCTCGCCTAGGAGGAGAGGGATCTGGTGAATCATGACGGACTCTCCTAGGAGATGCACCTGAAGAATTATGCTGGGGCTTCCTGGGGGGAGAAGGATCGGGAGAATCATGACGGGCCCTCCTTGGGGGTGAAGTGTCTGAGGTGTCATGACGGATCCTCCTGGGAGATGTGTCTGAGTCATGACAAGCTCCTCTGAGGAGAGAAGAATCTGGGGAGTCATGACGGGCCCTCCTAGGAGACGAATTCGGGGTATCATGATGGACTCTCCTAGGAGATGAATCTGGGGTATCATGACGAAAATGCCCATGTGAGGGTAGGTCTTCATTGTGGCCTAAACACAAATAACAAATAGTCAGATTCCCACAAAtgctctgtccctctgtccccgCTTCACACCCAGTTTCAAAAGATGCTCCAGCAGCACATAACCTCAGAACTGCTCAGAAAGCCCAAAAGTCCTGTAGTTTCCTTGCTTAGGAGCAGCAAACCAGCACTCATGAATATCTTAAGAATAACCTGTCTTATTTGCCTACTAAGTCATAAATGTGCAAAGTATTTCCagtacattttttatattataccCTATAAGACAAGCAGGGCAGGTACCCTTGTATTACAGCATGATGTTTTCAGCTGAGGAGCTGAGTGATTTCTGACCTAAGGTCACAGCTACTAAGATGAAGATACAGGCTAGAATCCAAGTCTCCTAACTCCCAGTCCAGTGCTCTTTCTAAAACCTCATTTGTGCAGTTACCAGACAGTGGCTCCTACTGATATTTAGCCCAGATACTTTATAGTTCATACTCACCCTTCTTTCAAAAGGTAAATTGACTAAACCAACgaacatcaaaataaaatgctgttaACTATTTAATCCATTTCACTGTGTTCTTTGTTAGAGAGGGGAAAAATCACCAccgggaaaaaagaaaaaggaacaagcaTTTACCaatcacctactgtgtgccaatgTAGAGATTACCTGATTCAATTCTCTTAACAAGCCTGGGACGTAAatattgttatttccattttacacatgaggaagcTGATACTCAGAAAGATTAACTTGCCCAAGTCATACTGCTAATAAGTGGTGGAGATATATTTAAATCCAACTCTATTTGACTCCAGAGTCCATAGACTCTGTGcaatctttaaaatatgtaaatcttTAAAGTGAAAATACATAGTTTGAGACTTTCCATTTTCAGAGGCACCGCAGAATGAAATATCTACAGCAACTGGAACAGTTTCAAATTCCAGTTCTTCCTCTACCTCTATTTCTTGTCATTCAGCTCCATAGCCCAAATACAAATAACAGCTAGGTAGGACCTGATGAATACTTGTTAAATAGATTAATTAAACCAAGTCAACCCCTTTAGCTTGGGTAACAGGCCTATCTGATTCTAATCCACTCCACAGAGAGAAGTATGATGTCTGTGGGGGCCTAACAGCAAATCTAAAGGAAGTAAGGGTCGGAGACTGGTGAGCATATTTCCAGTAACAAATTGGGATAGGGAAGTGAGAGTAaggcagaagaaaaggaagggggagggagggttggagagggagagggaaagggaggggggggatggagggagagagagagagagagagagagagagagtatgtatGTGTGACTTTCCACACATTCAGTTACAGAAGAAAAAGCACTGTGTGTGTGCAAGTTTGTATGTCTTTCTAAACATTCAGATACAGAAGAAGAagcactgtgtgtgtctgtgtgtcttccTAGACAAACAGATATAGAAACCAAAAGATTTTCTTTGGAAAAGAATTCCGATTAGGCTACAAAAATCAAATCCCTACTAGCAATTCAACAATTCTACAACTATTTACTAGGTAGCTCCTTGTGCTAGACAGAGGAACATCACGGCAAATAAGACTAGACTATGCTCAAACAGATGTGATAAACAAATGCTTTTTATCCAATTCTCAAggactcacatttttttttaagacggttaaattataaatattagctTAAGAAGAGTCTAGAATGGGCAAGTGGAGGGTAATGCACTGTAAAATGCCAATatttaaggaaagaagagagaaatttactaacacaaataaacagaacaaaaaacattgGTCCTTGACCCTCCCAGAAATGAGCTGCTTCATTGTGGAAGAGGATAGAGGTGGCTAATGTCTCCAAATTCTGTTCCTGTTTCTTGTAAACTCCCCCCAAGTCTTGCCTATATCAAGTGCTCTCCTATTCTGGGTCAAAGAGGAATGGGTACTCAAAGGCCTCCAAATTAGTCACTGACCTCAGTAACCCTGATGCCAAAATATAAGAGAAAGGAATATTTGGTCTCTAAGTTCCCATGTCTTACTACCTCTGAAGAAGTCCAAATTCCTTTTTCCTGCTATATTTTTCAGCATCAATGACAAGCTAAAACAAATTATGCATTCTTCTAAAAGAAAagtataggaaaagaaaaaagacctccCCTACTAATGGAAATTTAGATGTGCCTTTTGTTGGAACTCACCTCCCAGAAGCTTCCATTTGGCACTGGAACGAAAGGCCTCCATCTGCTTCACCTCTTCTGGTCGCTCATCCACAAACTCTGCCACCTGCAGGAGTAAAGATTTACTATACTGAGGAAATTCACAGGATCCAACCAAGAAGCATTGTCTCAAGAATCTGAAGTTACAACTATTCCGATTCCTAACATAAGGGCACACACATATCCAAAACGGTCATGAAGAAATAAGTAGGAGTCTTCAGTTACGTTTGCTCCATAAACATCTGATTGTCACTGTCTTGGTTGAATTGTAGATCCTTCTCTAACTAATCAATTTCCCTGCAAAGGTTAATTTCTTTCATTACAAACCTTTTTATTAACCTGCTAGGTACACAACAGCCACTTGTAAGCTAACAACAaaattccttttacatttttacttttacattaaGAGTGAAAACATAGGTGGCCCTCCTCATCATGCCTAGAACTAATCAAGGACTTTGGGTTTCTATAAAACCTTTCTTGTTGTAGGTAGTCACAATCGTAGGTTTTCTTGAATACAACCAAAAAGAGCCACTGAGATGTACACAGAATCATTAATCTTTAAGAGCTAAAACTACATGTCATATCTTCCAAACTTCTGAACAAATCAGAATCTTCCCTAGAGTATTCCTAATAAATGATCACTCACCCAATCCCTTCCTGACAAGGAACTGATTATCTTACAACGTAGTCCActgcacttttaaaaaatgttagaaagTTCTTAGTTTTATTGGGCCCACAtctaccttcctttttttttttgagacagtcttactctatcaccaggctggagtgcagtggtgcaatctgggctcactgcagcctccaccacccgggttcaagcgattcccctgcctcagcctcctgagtagctgggaccaccacgcctggctaattttttgcattttagtagagaaggggtttcaacatgttggtcaggatgagctctatctcctgactttgtgatccacccacctcagcctcccaaagttctgggattacaggcgcccagccCCATATCTACCTTCTTATAACTTCCTTGAATTGATTCTAGTTCTGACCTCTGATGCAACTGATCCCCTTTCCACATGACAAACGTTCAGTGTTTGCTGGCACAATAAATCCTAGTTACAGAGTAGCAACTATGCGCAAGGCACTGTGGTTTGTGTTTTACTCATATAATCTCATATATTTCTCACAATAGCCCTGCAAAGAAAGGTTCTACACTACTGAATAGCAAACTGACTCAGAGAAGTAACTTTCTCAATGTCACAAGCTAGCAAGTGGTGGAATTGAAATTTAAATCCAGAtcatagccgggcatggtgactcaaacctgtaatcccagcactttgggaggccaaggcgggtagatcacctgaggtcaggagttcaagaccagcctgaccaacacggataaaccctgtctctactaaaaaaaatgcaaaaacttagctgggcgtggtggcacatgtctgtaatcccagctactcaggaggatgaggcaggagaatcacctgaacctgggaggcggaggttacagtgagccaagattgcaccattgcactccagcctgggcaacgaaagcaaaaccccgtctcaaaaaaaaaaaaaaaaaatccagattatAATTGCCCTCTACTTCTCCCAAAATCCTACAGTCATTCTTCATATAACCCAGTTTTGAGATCGCTCACTGAGCATTAAAAGCACAGGTTTCAGGCAAGATGAATTGAGATCtaaaccccagctctgccacttagcaTTTGTGTAACTTTTGGTAAACTattctaagcctcaattttctcatctgtaaaagtggGATTCAAAGGATTACTGTAAGGATTGAATGATATAGTTCATGTACACTTAGCCATGCTTGGTATatgataaatgctcaataaattatACCTATTAGTTATTCCTGTGCTGCCACTGCTAttacaaataatcaaaatcatTGTGCCATTattaatggtggtggtggtaatctTGCAGTAacaaaaatgaattcaataaTCAAGATTTGTTTTAACCAATGCAGAGAGGACTGGCACTAAAGCCTCCTTTGTTTAGGTTTTTGGGCCATCATAAAAGCAAGacaatattattaaagaaaatggccaggtgtggtggctcatgcctgtaatcctagcacattaggaggcctaggtgggaggatcacttgagccaaggtgttcaagaccagcctgggcaacacaaagagacctcatctctaaaaaactaaataaataaacaaaattagccaggtatggaggtacacacctgtggtgccagctacttgtggggctaaggtaggaggattgcttgaacctgggaaacagaggctacaatgagccatgatcacaccactgtacctcagcctgggcaccagagcaagaccgtgtctcaaaaatgataataataatcattTGACAAAGTAGGCAACCTGGCATTCTCATTACCtctagtgggagtgtaaactggtAGCACCTTTTGGAAAGCAATACGGGACTATAACGAAAAAGAACCGTATCCTTTGAtccattcatttcattttatggaataaagaaataaactgatTCTTACAAtgatttatgatattttaaaagttgaaacaaTCCATGTATCCAGTAATAGGGcagattaaataaatatatatattgaccTACTATGTAACCATTAAAAATCATACACTCAAAGAATATTTTAAGGTCTTACGAAAATATCCACAACCTATTATTTAGCAGAAGAGCAGATTCCAAAACCATATGTACAGTATGATCccaattatgttaaaaaaaataagatacaagCATGTATAATCACTAAAGAGAAAAACCTGAAGAGATACGCATCCAAATGTTAGCAGTTATCTTTGGATGGTCATAATATAAAtggttattcttttaaaaactttaaactttAATTCCCAAATATTCTGTAATAAATATGCAttgtttttacaaaattaaaaacaacaacaaacattgtTAATATTAATTTGTTCTGACCAAAACTAAATTGACTCCCTGAGATCACTATTTCCCTTCTAATCACTAGCAAGCCCTCTTTTAAACAATCTGTTTTAGAATTTTGCTGGGAATTAATGTTAAATATGCATCTGGAATCCATCTTTACTATCTTTAGTGCAATTCAGCCTATCAACAGCTCTCCTTTCCACTTTGTTATTAAGAAATTCTCAGCAATGGTTTCAGGAACCACTGGGAGGTCAATTGCCTATGATTTTGTCCACATGGCTCTTACTTATCCTTCAAAACTCAGTTAAGATATTTACATCTTTCAGGATAGCTCAACAGAACACTAAGTGTGCTATCTCCCCTGGGCTCTAATGGTACTTggtatatatgtgaaatatatccCCAACACT
Encoded here:
- the BUD13 gene encoding BUD13 homolog isoform X2; amino-acid sequence: MAAAPPLSKAEYLKRYLSGADAGVDRGPESGRKRRKKRPKPGGAGGKGMRIVDDDVSWTAISTTKPEKEEEEDDGDLPVVAEFVDERPEEVKQMEAFRSSAKWKLLGGHNEDLPSHGHFRHDTPDSSPRRVHHDTPNSSPRRARHDSPDSSLLRGACHDSDTSPRRIRHDTSDTSPPRRARHDSPDPSPPRKPQHNSSGASPRRVRHDSPDPSPPRRARHDSPDPSPPRRARHDSPDPSPPRRARHDSPDPSPPRRARHDSPDPSPRRAHHDFSDTSPLRRAHNNSPNTSQPRRTLASSNMQQLRRARHDSPDLAPNVTHSLPRTKSSKAPERASSKTSSHWKESGASHSTLPKNSKYEYDSDLSPPRKKQAKSHFGDKQQLDYKGDCQKATDSDCSSPWRKQSTGHQDSDSDLSPPRNRPRHRSSDSDLSPPRRRQRTKSSDSDLSPPRRSQPPGKKAAYMYSGAKTGLVLTDIQREQQELKKQDQETMAFEAEFQYAETVFRDKSGRKRNLKLERLEQRRKAEKDSERDELYAQWGKGLAQSRQQQQNVEDAMKEMQKPLARYIDDEDLDRMLREQEREGDPMANFIKKNKAKENKNKKVRPHYSGPAPPPNRFNIWPGYRWDGVDRSNGFEQKRFARLASKKAVEELAYKWSVEDM
- the BUD13 gene encoding BUD13 homolog isoform X3; translated protein: MEAFRSSAKWKLLGGHNEDLPSHGHFRHDTPDSSPRRVHHDTPNSSPRRARHDSPDSSLLRGACHDSDTSPRRIRHDTSDTSPPRRARHDSPDPSPPRKPQHNSSGASPRRVRHDSPDPSPPRRARHDSPDPSPPRRARHDSPDPSPPRRARHDSPDPSPPRRARHDSPDPSPRRAHHDFSDTSPLRRAHNNSPNTSQPRRTLASSNMQQLRRARHDSPDLAPNVTHSLPRTKSSKAPERASSKTSSHWKESGASHSTLPKNSKYEYDSDLSPPRKKQAKSHFGDKQQLDYKGDCQKATDSDCSSPWRKQSTGHQDSDSDLSPPRNRPRHRSSDSDLSPPRRRQRTKSSDSDLSPPRRSQPPGKKAAYMYSGAKTGLVLTDIQREQQELKKQDQETMAFEAEFQYAETVFRDKSGRKRNLKLERLEQRRKAEKDSERDELYAQWGKGLAQSRQQQQNVEDAMKEMQKPLARYIDDEDLDRMLREQEREGDPMANFIKKNKAKENKNKKVRPHYSGPAPPPNRFNIWPGYRWDGVDRISLITKLKCSGMILAHCNFYLLGSSHCSASASRVAKITDPMDLNRSALPGLPARKQWRNLPTNGVLRICNFPEAMGVAGLW
- the BUD13 gene encoding BUD13 homolog isoform X1 translates to MAAAPPLSKAEYLKRYLSGADAGVDRGPESGRKRRKKRPKPGGAGGKGMRIVDDDVSWTAISTTKPEKEEEEDDGDLPVVAEFVDERPEEVKQMEAFRSSAKWKLLGGHNEDLPSHGHFRHDTPDSSPRRVHHDTPNSSPRRARHDSPDSSLLRGACHDSDTSPRRIRHDTSDTSPPRRARHDSPDPSPPRKPQHNSSGASPRRVRHDSPDPSPPRRARHDSPDPSPPRRARHDSPDPSPPRRARHDSPDPSPPRRARHDSPDPSPRRAHHDFSDTSPLRRAHNNSPNTSQPRRTLASSNMQQLRRARHDSPDLAPNVTHSLPRTKSSKAPERASSKTSSHWKESGASHSTLPKNSKYEYDSDLSPPRKKQAKSHFGDKQQLDYKGDCQKATDSDCSSPWRKQSTGHQDSDSDLSPPRNRPRHRSSDSDLSPPRRRQRTKSSDSDLSPPRRSQPPGKKAAYMYSGAKTGLVLTDIQREQQELKKQDQETMAFEAEFQYAETVFRDKSGRKRNLKLERLEQRRKAEKDSERDELYAQWGKGLAQSRQQQQNVEDAMKEMQKPLARYIDDEDLDRMLREQEREGDPMANFIKKNKAKENKNKKVRPHYSGPAPPPNRFNIWPGYRWDGVDRISLITKLKCSGMILAHCNFYLLGSSHCSASASRVAKITDPMDLNRSALPGLPARKQWRNLPTNGVLRICNFPEAMGVAGLW